Proteins encoded together in one Marispirochaeta sp. window:
- a CDS encoding iron-containing alcohol dehydrogenase — translation MPGRLIFGIDSRLRLGTEARNFGTRALLITETVFRSSRLLEEIRSVLTVAGVEAISCAEIGPDSTSRAGEECMKLAKSARVQMIIGLGGLRVLSTAKAVAALGANIADIDSLNDERSSEASVYPYIEIPTTCRNPFMLRDDFFLVDARNRHSTVFRRSEAFPKLVVIDSRLAEGLSDRSRSAILLDTMLHSLEGYFSRSSNFVSNTIFLRSLGLLVGSIDAAAGRDSPGPDTGMHQAGLLSAFGLTMGSLGIGSATAITAGGLFQVPKSGIAALMLPIILEYGRRACPDKLVRLAPIVDEDTRRMGTAEAADTVIASLRRRIDRFQLPLRLSDYGLESGDLPVLAAAAAAMGLADQMPQPLDQEEILDLLNEVL, via the coding sequence ATGCCCGGGAGGCTCATTTTTGGCATTGACTCCCGTTTGCGGTTGGGGACCGAAGCCCGCAACTTTGGGACCAGGGCCCTGTTGATCACTGAAACTGTATTTCGATCATCCCGGTTGCTGGAGGAAATCCGTTCCGTCCTGACCGTGGCGGGAGTTGAGGCAATAAGCTGCGCCGAGATAGGTCCCGATTCTACGAGCCGGGCCGGCGAGGAGTGCATGAAGCTTGCGAAGTCGGCCCGGGTCCAGATGATTATCGGGCTTGGCGGTTTGCGGGTCCTTTCGACGGCCAAAGCGGTAGCCGCATTGGGCGCCAACATTGCTGATATTGACTCGCTCAACGATGAGCGTTCAAGCGAGGCCTCGGTCTATCCCTACATTGAGATACCGACGACCTGCCGCAACCCGTTTATGCTGAGGGATGATTTCTTTCTTGTCGATGCCCGTAATCGTCACAGTACTGTATTCCGGCGCAGTGAGGCATTCCCGAAACTGGTAGTTATAGATTCCCGGTTAGCAGAGGGGCTTTCTGATCGGAGCCGTTCTGCCATACTGCTTGATACAATGCTGCATTCACTGGAAGGATACTTCTCTCGCAGTAGTAATTTTGTTTCCAACACCATATTTCTGCGTTCTTTGGGGCTTCTGGTGGGCAGTATCGATGCCGCAGCAGGCAGGGATTCTCCAGGACCGGATACAGGCATGCACCAGGCGGGGCTTCTTTCGGCTTTCGGGTTGACTATGGGCTCCCTGGGTATCGGCAGCGCCACAGCCATAACTGCGGGGGGACTTTTTCAGGTCCCGAAATCGGGTATAGCGGCACTGATGCTGCCCATCATACTGGAGTACGGACGTCGGGCCTGTCCGGATAAACTTGTTCGTCTGGCTCCCATTGTAGACGAAGATACCCGCAGAATGGGGACCGCTGAAGCGGCGGATACCGTTATTGCTTCGCTGAGGCGCCGGATAGACCGGTTTCAGCTTCCCCTTCGGCTCAGTGATTACGGCCTGGAATCCGGGGACCTTCCGGTTTTGGCAGCAGCTGCGGCCGCAATGGGACTGGCCGACCAAATGCCCCAGCCGCTTGATCAGGAGGAGATCCTCGATCTGCTGAACGAGGTTCTATGA
- a CDS encoding flagellar biosynthesis anti-sigma factor FlgM has product MTIEGLGPIDSISKLKKNSNTSKPEKVSEKDSVNVSSEAKNLAELYQANEVVKNSADVRMDRVAEVKRKLEDPNYINDNVIEMVAENIMKNFGL; this is encoded by the coding sequence ATGACAATTGAGGGTCTTGGACCGATAGATTCAATCTCAAAACTCAAGAAAAACAGCAACACTTCCAAGCCGGAAAAAGTGTCGGAAAAGGATTCTGTAAACGTATCCTCTGAGGCGAAGAACCTGGCCGAGCTGTACCAGGCGAACGAAGTCGTAAAGAACAGTGCCGATGTGCGAATGGACCGTGTGGCCGAGGTTAAGCGCAAACTTGAGGATCCAAACTATATAAACGACAACGTCATCGAAATGGTGGCAGAGAACATAATGAAGAATTTCGGTCTATAG
- the rsmI gene encoding 16S rRNA (cytidine(1402)-2'-O)-methyltransferase, with protein MGTLYIVATPIGNLGDITFRAVDILKKAELVACEDTRQTVKLLNAYGIHKRLVSCRAGNEAKAAQGLLDILSGGADVAYTSDAGTPGLSDPGAVLSNLVRAAGYPVVPLPGASAFASLISVAGFGGRTVTFDGFLSPKEGRRKRRLSELLKREENFLLYESPFRILKLLKNLAELAPGRRICLGREMTKLHEEFLRGYPGELLTELGERSSIKGEFAIMIEGRNFSQSYGENDDNVSERKG; from the coding sequence GTGGGTACCCTCTATATTGTTGCGACACCTATCGGGAATCTGGGGGATATTACCTTCAGGGCAGTGGATATACTGAAGAAAGCAGAGCTTGTAGCCTGTGAGGATACGCGGCAGACGGTCAAGCTGCTGAACGCCTATGGTATTCACAAACGGCTTGTAAGCTGCAGGGCTGGAAACGAGGCAAAAGCGGCCCAGGGTCTTCTGGATATCCTCTCCGGTGGCGCTGACGTGGCCTATACCTCCGATGCCGGGACCCCGGGGTTGAGCGATCCCGGAGCAGTGTTGAGCAATCTGGTCAGGGCTGCCGGTTATCCGGTGGTACCCCTGCCCGGAGCCTCGGCCTTTGCTTCCCTGATTAGTGTGGCAGGGTTCGGGGGGCGTACGGTGACCTTTGACGGGTTCCTGAGCCCAAAAGAGGGACGCCGCAAGCGCAGATTGTCTGAGTTGCTGAAGCGGGAAGAGAACTTTCTGCTCTATGAGTCTCCGTTTCGGATTCTGAAGCTGCTTAAAAACCTGGCTGAGCTTGCTCCTGGGCGGAGGATCTGTCTTGGCCGGGAGATGACCAAACTGCACGAGGAGTTTCTGCGGGGATACCCGGGTGAACTCTTGACAGAACTTGGCGAACGGTCCAGCATAAAGGGAGAGTTCGCAATAATGATTGAGGGAAGGAATTTTTCTCAATCTTATGGGGAAAATGACGATAATGTCAGTGAAAGGAAGGGATGA
- the aspS gene encoding aspartate--tRNA ligase: protein MEQYKRTATCGQLSAADEGATVTLNGWVHRRRDHGGVQFIDLRDRYGLTQIVVDEDAAAEVQETAAELKFEYCIAVVGTVRRRLNPNPNIPTGEVELKAEKIELLSRCEVLPFMVDERSDAKEDLRLKYRYLDLRSFSMQRKIRLRHNVTFAVREYLNSRGFLEIETPTLIKSTPEGARDFIVPSRLHPGKVYALPQSPQLFKQILMVGGCDRYFQIARCYRDEDARGDRQLEFTQIDLEMSYVSKDDVFAVTEGMMAHIFKKTMNIDLPLPFPRLPYFEALDRFGSDKPELRFGMELQDFVPFVSGSGFKVFEGVLDTGGAVKALVAPGCADYSRKQISELEETAKTYGAKGLAWMKVSETGELDGGIAKFFAHRAAEILSTLDAKAGDLILCVADERHTACTSLGAVRLRLGRNLDLIPEGTFNFSWIIDFPLFEWNGDQNKWDPAHHMFTMPQAQYLDTMEENPGDVRADMYDMVCNGFELASGSIRVHDPEIQKRIFQIVGFSEEEAQNRFGFLLDAFRYGPPPHGGIAPGLDRLVMIMAGENSIREVITFPKNTVGISPMDESPSAAEPDQYRELHLAVIPEDKE, encoded by the coding sequence ATGGAACAGTATAAAAGAACCGCAACCTGCGGACAGCTCAGCGCCGCCGACGAAGGCGCTACGGTTACTCTTAACGGATGGGTGCATCGCCGGCGCGACCACGGCGGAGTCCAGTTTATTGATCTTCGGGACCGCTATGGTCTGACCCAGATTGTCGTAGACGAGGACGCTGCTGCGGAAGTCCAGGAGACTGCGGCGGAACTGAAGTTTGAATACTGCATTGCGGTAGTCGGTACCGTACGCAGACGCTTGAATCCGAACCCCAATATCCCCACCGGCGAGGTGGAACTGAAAGCGGAAAAGATAGAACTTCTCTCCCGCTGCGAGGTTCTCCCCTTCATGGTTGATGAACGGAGCGATGCCAAGGAGGACCTGCGGCTTAAATACCGTTACCTGGATCTGCGTTCTTTCTCCATGCAGCGAAAAATCCGGCTGCGTCACAATGTCACCTTCGCGGTTCGGGAGTATCTGAACAGCCGGGGGTTTCTCGAGATCGAGACCCCTACTCTGATAAAATCCACCCCCGAAGGGGCCAGGGACTTTATTGTTCCTTCCAGGCTGCACCCCGGTAAGGTCTACGCCCTGCCCCAGTCACCTCAGCTTTTCAAGCAGATCCTGATGGTGGGGGGATGCGACCGCTATTTTCAGATTGCCCGCTGTTACCGCGACGAGGATGCCCGGGGTGACCGTCAGCTGGAGTTTACCCAGATCGACCTGGAGATGAGCTATGTCTCCAAGGACGACGTTTTCGCGGTCACCGAGGGGATGATGGCCCATATCTTCAAAAAGACCATGAATATCGATCTGCCTCTGCCCTTTCCACGGCTTCCCTATTTCGAGGCCCTGGACCGTTTCGGCAGCGATAAACCGGAACTCCGCTTCGGTATGGAGCTCCAGGATTTTGTTCCCTTTGTCTCCGGTTCCGGTTTTAAGGTCTTCGAAGGTGTCCTTGACACGGGCGGAGCTGTAAAGGCCCTGGTGGCCCCGGGCTGCGCAGATTACTCCCGGAAGCAGATAAGCGAGCTTGAAGAAACAGCCAAAACTTACGGCGCCAAGGGGCTTGCCTGGATGAAGGTGAGCGAAACTGGTGAACTGGACGGCGGCATTGCCAAGTTCTTTGCCCATCGTGCTGCGGAGATCCTTTCAACGCTCGACGCAAAAGCAGGAGACCTTATCCTCTGCGTAGCCGACGAGCGGCACACCGCCTGTACCTCTCTGGGGGCTGTCCGGCTGCGTTTAGGCCGCAATCTGGACCTTATCCCTGAAGGAACCTTCAACTTCTCCTGGATCATTGATTTTCCCCTCTTTGAATGGAACGGCGACCAGAATAAATGGGACCCCGCCCACCACATGTTTACCATGCCCCAGGCGCAGTATCTGGATACCATGGAAGAGAATCCCGGGGATGTCCGGGCGGATATGTACGACATGGTCTGCAACGGATTCGAACTTGCTTCCGGCTCCATCAGGGTCCACGATCCGGAAATCCAGAAACGCATATTTCAGATAGTCGGGTTCAGCGAAGAGGAGGCCCAGAATCGTTTCGGCTTTCTGCTGGACGCCTTCCGTTACGGACCACCGCCCCACGGCGGCATTGCTCCCGGACTTGACCGGCTGGTTATGATTATGGCCGGGGAGAACTCAATCCGCGAGGTAATCACTTTTCCAAAGAACACCGTTGGAATATCTCCCATGGATGAGTCTCCCTCGGCGGCGGAGCCGGACCAGTACCGGGAGCTGCACCTGGCAGTAATTCCGGAGGACAAGGAATAA
- a CDS encoding DNA topoisomerase IV subunit A — MAYVQKLFDSNFMEYASYVIKDRAIPNIEDGLKPVQRRILHSLFEMDDGKFHKVANVVGHCMKYHPHGDASIYSALVVLANKDLFIEKQGNFGNIYTGDPASAARYIECRLLPLAKKVLYFPEITEYDDSYDGRNREPLIFPAKIPVVLIQGTEGIAVGMSTKILPHNFVEVLEALKAALKGEKKTLYPDFPTGGIIDVTDYQDGMGKVLVRAKLDTSDPKRIVVRELPFGTTSDTLIASVENAARKGKLKIGSISDYTAENVEIEIKLARGVHTDEVLDALYAFTDCETSISVNSLVIIDNKPVLIPISEIIKFHAGFMVKVLKAELKIDEGRLKDKIHARTLERIFIEERIYKSIEDKKTQSGVMKAVHTGLEPFQDEIRREVTDEDVERLLKIPIRRISLYDIEKARRELQELEARLKEVRAHLKDLTGYALGFLDNLIEVHGAAYPRLSTIKSFEKVDVREAAQRDLDLRYDPDTGYLGHSIKTGKVMFQVSPYDRILVIRRNGAYSVIDVPERLFVDTGMLCCVLAEKERLAKLVFTVLYVDKSTRYAFIKRCKIEQYILNKGYTLVPEDALGIKLTTQSEKVGAQVNYKKKPRLKILEETFPLEDFAVKGVKAGGVRLAAKEVRSAKFVRLTTGGNGKSGLQSKKAASKKRTGSKA; from the coding sequence ATGGCCTACGTGCAGAAACTCTTCGACAGCAACTTTATGGAGTACGCCTCCTACGTTATCAAGGACCGGGCCATTCCCAATATCGAGGACGGTTTAAAACCGGTACAGCGCCGGATTCTCCATTCCCTGTTTGAAATGGACGACGGCAAGTTTCACAAAGTAGCCAATGTTGTCGGCCATTGCATGAAGTATCATCCCCACGGGGACGCTTCCATCTACTCTGCACTGGTGGTGCTGGCGAACAAGGACCTGTTTATCGAAAAGCAGGGGAACTTTGGTAATATATATACCGGCGACCCCGCCTCGGCTGCCCGCTATATCGAGTGTCGTCTTTTGCCCCTGGCTAAAAAGGTTCTCTATTTTCCGGAAATAACCGAGTACGACGACTCCTACGACGGCCGGAACCGGGAACCGCTGATATTCCCTGCCAAGATACCGGTGGTGCTGATTCAGGGTACTGAGGGAATCGCTGTCGGCATGTCCACCAAGATTCTGCCCCATAACTTTGTCGAGGTTCTGGAGGCGCTTAAGGCGGCCCTGAAAGGAGAAAAAAAGACCCTTTATCCCGATTTCCCCACCGGCGGTATTATCGATGTAACCGATTATCAGGATGGTATGGGGAAGGTGCTGGTCAGGGCAAAACTGGATACCTCTGATCCCAAGCGCATTGTTGTGCGGGAACTGCCTTTCGGGACGACCTCGGATACACTGATCGCCTCGGTGGAGAATGCTGCCCGCAAGGGTAAGCTCAAAATCGGCAGTATCAGCGATTACACCGCGGAAAACGTGGAGATCGAGATAAAGCTGGCTCGGGGAGTCCATACCGATGAGGTCCTGGATGCCCTTTATGCTTTTACCGATTGCGAAACCTCAATCTCCGTAAACTCCCTGGTTATAATCGACAACAAACCGGTTCTGATACCGATTTCCGAGATTATTAAGTTCCATGCCGGTTTCATGGTCAAGGTGCTGAAAGCGGAGCTCAAGATAGATGAGGGGAGACTCAAGGACAAAATTCACGCCCGGACCCTGGAGCGTATCTTTATTGAAGAGCGGATCTATAAGAGTATCGAGGATAAAAAGACCCAGAGCGGTGTCATGAAGGCTGTCCACACGGGACTGGAACCCTTTCAGGACGAGATCCGCCGGGAGGTCACAGACGAGGACGTTGAACGGCTTCTGAAGATTCCAATCCGCCGCATCTCTCTTTACGATATAGAAAAGGCCCGGCGGGAACTCCAGGAACTGGAAGCCCGGCTAAAAGAGGTGCGGGCCCATCTTAAAGACCTTACCGGCTATGCCCTTGGTTTTCTGGACAACCTTATCGAAGTCCATGGTGCCGCCTATCCCCGGCTTTCGACGATAAAATCCTTTGAAAAGGTAGATGTCAGGGAGGCGGCCCAGAGGGATCTGGACCTGCGGTATGATCCAGATACCGGGTACCTTGGTCATAGTATTAAAACCGGTAAGGTTATGTTTCAGGTTTCTCCCTACGACAGAATCCTGGTAATACGCAGGAACGGCGCCTATTCCGTGATAGATGTTCCGGAACGGCTTTTTGTAGACACCGGCATGCTCTGCTGTGTCCTTGCGGAAAAAGAGCGTCTTGCCAAACTCGTTTTCACTGTTCTGTATGTGGATAAGTCTACCCGCTACGCTTTTATCAAACGCTGCAAGATAGAACAGTACATTCTGAACAAGGGGTATACCCTTGTTCCCGAAGATGCCCTGGGTATAAAGCTGACCACCCAATCCGAGAAGGTGGGAGCTCAGGTTAACTACAAGAAAAAACCCCGCTTGAAGATCCTTGAGGAGACCTTTCCCCTGGAAGATTTTGCGGTTAAAGGAGTTAAAGCCGGGGGGGTGCGCTTGGCAGCTAAAGAGGTCAGGAGTGCGAAATTCGTCCGTCTGACTACTGGCGGTAACGGAAAAAGCGGGCTACAATCTAAAAAAGCCGCTTCGAAAAAGCGAACCGGCAGTAAAGCCTGA